One Dioscorea cayenensis subsp. rotundata cultivar TDr96_F1 chromosome 15, TDr96_F1_v2_PseudoChromosome.rev07_lg8_w22 25.fasta, whole genome shotgun sequence genomic region harbors:
- the LOC120276684 gene encoding CCG-binding protein 1, which translates to MRTVSLRSPAPATVPSQFSGMLSRSRSPMIVRCLQRRDEVSSIPKLEPFSRSRIDRLVKDPPLLEKTKDDFTDYCSTLEGEESCRCWTAYFELRDLEKEMSQEDIETLIRQSGGIKSLIDCVHGITAMQKKQEGKFAIPTVSNKETEKKIPFPVPDGIPKSKDELEEEEKARMPDSSHTRLLRAMGRFPAWYSQAPDHESD; encoded by the exons ATGAGGACCGTTTCTCTCCGATCGCCGGCGCCGGCCACGGTTCCATCTCAATTCTCTGGCATGCTCTCCCGATCTAGGTCGCCGATGATCGTGCGCTGCTTGCAGAGAAGGGACGAAGTCTCCTCCATCCCCAAGCTGGAGCCCTTCAGCCGGAGTCGGATCGATCGGCTCGTCAAAGACCCTCCCCTTTTGGAGAAAACTAAGGACGATTTCACAG ATTATTGCTCCACCCTTGAAGGAGAAGAATCTTGCAGGTGCTGGACAGCCTATTTTGAGTTAAGAGATCTCGAA AAGGAAATGTCACAAGAAGATATCGAGACACTTATAAGGCAGTCAGGTGGAATAAAATCTCTTATAGACTGTGTACATGGAATCACAGCAATGCAAAAGAAGCAAGAAGGCAAGTTCGCTATACCCACAGTATCAAACAAAGAGACCGAAAAGAAGATACCATTTCCGGTCCCCGATGGAATTCCAAAATCAAAGGATGagcttgaagaagaagagaaagcaagaaTGCCTGATTCTTCGCACACCCGGCTTCTCAGAGCCATGGGCAGGTTTCCTGCTTGGTATTCCCAAGCTCCAGACCATGAATCAGATTGA
- the LOC120277793 gene encoding dof zinc finger protein DOF1.6-like yields the protein MPLESGEGRRRAAVAAAAAVAEKGGEKCPRCESRDTKFCYYNNYNTAQPRHFCRACRRYWTLGGALRNVPIGGSSRKRPRHVMAALKPATAAARGVCMAGFEMGGRSGGFGSWLAGAQPLMALEELGLGLGLGCGGRVEGNAPVGMEEELGFGFGTSSGFGWAGTMVENDGGDTWRVSGGGSECFAVQTLAAGGSVGGGACWAGPADAKSGPRVGL from the coding sequence ATGCCGTTGGAGAGTGGAGAAGGGAGGAGGAGGGCGgcggtggcggcggcggcggcggtggcggAGAAAGGTGGCGAGAAGTGTCCACGTTGCGAGTCACGTGACACGAAGTTTTGTTACTATAATAACTATAACACGGCGCAGCCACGGCACTTCTGCAGGGCTTGCCGGCGATATTGGACGCTCGGCGGCGCTTTGAGGAACGTGCCCATTGGAGGGTCGTCGAGGAAGAGGCCACGTCATGTCATGGCGGCTTTGAAGCCGGCTACGGCGGCGGCTAGAGGGGTTTGCATGGCGGGGTTTGAGATGGGAGGGAGGAGTGGAGGGTTTGGGAGTTGGCTCGCCGGAGCTCAGCCGTTGATGGCGTTGGAGGAGTTGGGGCTTGGGTTGGGGTTGGGGTGTGGAGGGAGAGTGGAGGGGAATGCGCCGGTGGGGATGGAGGAGGAGctagggtttgggtttgggaCGAGCTCGGGGTTTGGATGGGCGGGGACGATGGTGGAGAATGATGGTGGGGACACGTGGCGAGTTAGTGGTGGTGGGAGTGAGTGTTTTGCTGTTCAGACACTTGCTGCTGGTGGGAGTGTGGGAGGTGGTGCTTGTTGGGCTGGGCCTGCTGATGCCAAAAGTGGGCCTCGTGTTGGGTTGTAA
- the LOC120277438 gene encoding nuclear pore complex protein NUP58 — MAFNFATPAPQQQQQQQQQQQLPLFGQSSPMPSFQQTGFQFQQPQQQQMPQIQFPQQQVQQQQQPQQQMLLCTKDGTAVGYHTKFEELHPDSQKLMLQIQERINEYKDESQRLDQCSRLYDSSVSSDSFEVEASRIIQELGGISTAMHKEKASIEELMDVAKRMLWTTESAIRSYMMLRSRFSRPNVTTSSSIGTSNQLTGNSATTNQPITSSLTPVSDFYYGVPSRPSPFMQQTGARFEKYLTECSQRIEELEQLLLVDNDRFALNSTGSSLQSIPNIMSNVHDFFIHVAAKVENLHQYIESMKAAYLANQRRWGDGNDPFLEADRRATAKQEAAARRVHPTLHLPAVPAQPSTQGAGLFASSATTISSIPQQPGSSTASTSGFSIFSTPSSAAAASTSSFLFSTPTASTPSLSVFGSSTFTPQSTPFGTASMSLFGSAQTPSQVGTSTPSFTPAATGSSLFLTPTVASGTVMGSGASFGAAARSSKPKTRATRR; from the exons ATGGCGTTCAATTTCGCAACGCCAGCtccgcagcagcagcagcagcagcagcagcagcagcagctgcCGTTATTTGGGCAGAGCTCGCCGATGCCGTCTTTCCAGCAAACTGGGTTTCAATTCCAGCAGCCACAGCAGCAGCAGATGCCGCAAATCCAGTTTCCGCAGCAGCAGgtgcaacagcagcagcagccacAGCAGCAGATGCTTCTTTGTACGAAGGATGGGACTGCAGTGGGTTACCATACGAAGTTTGAGGAACTCCATCCTGACTCTCAGAAGCTAATGCTCCAGATCCA AGAGCGAATTAATGAGTACAAGGATGAAAGCCAGAGGCTAGATCAGTGCAGCCGTCTTTATGATTCATCAGTCTCTAGTGATAGCTTTGAGGTTGAAGCAAGTCGTATCATTCAG GAACTTGGAGGAATAAGCACTGCTATGCATAAGGAGAAGGCATCAATTGAAGAACTTATGGATGTAGCAAAGAGGATGCTTTGGACCACAGAATCTGCTATACGTTCATATATGATGCTTAGGTCAAGATTCAGTCGCCCAAATGTCACAACCAGTTCAAGTATTGGCACATCAAACCAGCTTACTGGAAATTCTGCCACCACCAATCAACCAATCACTAGCTCATTAACACCTGTTTCAGATTTCTATTATGGGGTTCCAAGCAGGCCCTCTCCATTTATGCAGCAAACAGGTGCCAGATTTGAGAAGTATCTTACTGAATGTTCTCAGCGGATAGAAGAACTGGAGCAGCTTTTGCTTGTGGATAATGACAGATTTGCTTTAAATTCCACGGGTTCATCATTGCAATCTATTCCAAACATTATGTCAAATGTGCATGATTTCTTCATTCATGTTGCTGCGAAG GTGGAGAACCTACATCAGTATATTGAATCTATGAAGGCAGCCTATCTTGCTAATCAACGACGTTGGGGTGATGGAAATGACCCCTTTCTTGAGGCTGATAGACGAGCAACTGCTAAACAGGAAGCTGCAGCAAGAAGAGTTCATCCAACCTTACATTTGCCTGCAGTCCCAGCACAGCCATCTACTCAAGGTGCTGGTTTGTTTGCCAGCTCTGCAACAACTATATCAAGTATTCCTCAACAACCTGGGAGCTCCACAGCTTCTACATCTGGTTTTTCAATATTTAGCACACCATCCTCTGCAGCTGCTGCCTCTACTTCCTCATTTCTTTTCTCTACTCCAACGGCATCTACTCCATCCTTGTCTGTTTTTGGTTCTTCTACCTTTACACCTCAATCAACACCATTTGGGACTGCCTCAATGTCTCTATTTGGTTCTGCTCAGACGCCATCACAGGTTGGAACCAGTACCCCATCCTTCACTCCAGCCGCCACAGGCAGCTCACTTTTCTTAACTCCAACAGTTGCCTCAG GTACTGTTATGGGCTCGGGTGCCAGCTTCGGTGCTGCTGCG AGATCATCCAAGCCAAAGACTCGTGCCACTCGGCGTTGA
- the LOC120277889 gene encoding thylakoidal processing peptidase 1, chloroplastic-like, which translates to MAIRVTVSYSGFLASHIRSGVTGGAAPCRIFNDCAVRSLCSLFSSDPPKRPLRDPPPSAAARSSSNDCRSAFAIGVLSAMTSGSGSGAGAYSGAFAVSSSMGVGFKPSSLLPFFQATKWFPCSDLFPGLSKSADNSSVDKVTVDAGNRDRDKEEKEKPLSAESVKKMTFMDEKVSEVREGHGWLSRWMNSCSDEAKTAFVAVTVPLLYGSRLAEPRSIPTRSMYPTFDVGDRILAEKVSYLFREPEVTDIVIFRAPPILLANGYSSGDVFIKRVVAKSGDIVEVRDGKLLVNGVVQNEEFILEPLAYEMEPMFVPEGYVFVLGDNRNNSFDSHNWGPLPVSHILGRSVLRYWPPSKISDTIYDPTMVHNMLSVS; encoded by the exons ATGGCGATTCGTGTCACCGTTTCCTACTCCGGCTTCCTTGCCAGCCACATCCGTTCCGGCGTCACCGGCGGCGCCGCACCATGCCGGATCTTCAACGACTGCGCTGTCCGATCCCTCTGCTCCTTGTTCTCCTCCGATCCTCCGAAGCGCCCCCTTCGGGACCCTCCCCCTTCAGCAGCGGCGAGATCGTCGTCGAATGACTGCAGATCGGCCTTTGCCATTGGGGTTCTCTCCGCCATGACATCCGGTTCCGGCTCTGGCGCCGGCGCCTACTCGGGGGCTTTTGCTGTCTCGTCGTCTATGGGAGTTGGGTTTAAACCTTCCTCCTTGCTGCCATTCTTCCAGGCGACCAAGTGGTTCCCTTGCAGCGATCTCTTCCCCGGACTCTCGAAAAGCGCTGACAATTCCTCGGTGGATAAGGTCACTGTGGATGCCGGCAATCGAGATCGAGATAAAGAGGAAAAGGAGAAGCCTTTGTCTGCTGAATCTGTGAAAAAGATGACCTTTATGGATGAGAAGGTGAGTGAGGTCCGAGAGGGCCATGGTTGGTTGTCAAGGTGGATGAACTCTTGTTCAGATGAAGCCAAGACGGCCTTTGTAGCTGTTACTGTTCCTTTGCTCTATGGGTCTCGCTTGGCTGAGCCGAGGTCAATCCCCACTCGGTCCATGTACCCGACCTTCGACGTTGGTGACCGGATTTTGGCTGAGAAG GTCTCATACCTTTTCAGGGAACCAGAAGTCACAGACATTGTTATATTCAGAGCTCCTCCAATTCTTCTG GCGAATGGGTATAGTTCTGGAGATGTTTTCATCAAAAGAGTTGTGGCCAAGTCTGGAGACATTGTTGAG GTCCGAGATGGGAAATTGTTGGTGAATGGTGTTGTCCAAAATGAAGAGTTCATTCTGGAGCCACTGGCTTATGAAATGGAACCAATG TTTGTGCCTGAAGGCTATGTGTTTGTTCTGGGGGATAATCGGAACAATAGCTTCGATTCCCATAACTG GGGTCCTCTTCCAGTCAGCCATATCCTTGGAAGGTCAGTTCTTCGATACTGGCCTCCATCGAAAATATCGGACACCATCTACGATCCAACCATGGTTCATAACATGCTCAGTGTTTCCTAA